Within bacterium HR11, the genomic segment TGTTTACAGTGTTTCCCCAATAGAGTTTGAGGGCATAGGAGCGTGGAATGGCGCCACTGGGTAAGCGACGGGGCCTCTTAGTCGGCCTGGACGTCGGCTCCAGCTCGGTGAAGGTGATGAGCCTGACGGAAAAGAAGCGCGGGAACTATGCCATCGAGAGCCTCGGCCTGGTGCCCTTGCCCCCCGAAGCCATCGTCGAGGGTCAGGTCATCGACCCCCCGGCCGTCGCCGACGCCATTCGGAAGCTCATGGATCAGGTCTTGATTCGAAGCCGCCGGGTCGCCTTCTCTGTGTCCGGGAGCGCCGTCTTCGTCAAGCGGGTGACCGTCCCGGCGACGGCCGACCGGGCCGAGCTTCACGAGTCCATCCTGTGGGAAGCCGAACAGTACTTGCCCTTTTCACGCGAAGAGGTCCTGATCGACTATCATATCTTAGAATCGGCCAGTACGGCCGGCCAGGTGCAAGCGGTCATCGTGGCCCTCAAGAAGGACTTTGCTCAGATGTACCTGGACACCCTCCACCAGGCCCGGGTCGAGCCTGCCGTCCTGGATATCGATGCCTTTGCGGTCCAGAACGCATACGAATTTAACTATCCCGAGTTGGCTCGGTCCCGGACGGTCATCGCCCTCCTGAACGTGGGGGCGACCAAGATGAACATGAACATCGTTCAGGGGACCGAGCCGTTGTTCGTCCGGGACGCCATGGTCGGGATGCGTTCGCTGACGGAGCTGGTCCGGGCCGAGTTCAACCTGACATACGACCAAGCCGAACTGGCCAAGCGGGGCCGTTACGAACTCCGGATGGAGCAAATTCGACCTTACTTTCAGCAGGTCTTTCAGGATTTTGGACGGGAAATCACCAAGACGATTCGATTTTTTAAGCAAAACTTTCAGGACATCGAAATCCGTCGAGTCCTCCTGAGCGGGGGCGGGGCCCTGACGCCGGGTTTTAAGGAGTTCGTCCAGCAGACCATTGGGGCCCCGACCGAGCTGATGGACCCCACGCGCATGTTGGACACCTCGGCCGTCGACCCCGAGTTCTTGGAAGAACAACGGCCGGCCCTGGCCGTCGTCGTCGGGCTGGCCCTGCGGCGGGGATAGGTTGGCTCATGGCGCCTATTGGCTCATGGCTCATAGCTCATGGGTCATGGGAATCAGCCATGAGCCATGAGCCAATATGGGCTACGTGAGGACAGGTCATGATCGAGATCAACCTGATCAGTCCGCCCCGGGTCGAACCGACGGAGCGGGCGGAGCCGACGGTCCTGCCGGGTCTCGTCGGTGGACTCTTGATCTTGGTCCTGGGCCTGGCCGGTATCGCCTATGCGTACCTGACTCTCTCGAATCGACTGCAGGGGTTGAAACGGCAGATCGCCGAGGCGCAGGCCAAACTGGAGAGTCTCAAGCCCGTCCTGAGCAAGGTCGGCGAGCTTCAACAGCGAAAGGACGCCGTCGAGCGGCGCTTTCAGGCCATCGACGCCTTGGCCCGGTCCCGGACCCTGCCGGGCCACGTCTTGATGGATTTGGCTCGGTCCATGCCCGAGTTGGCCTGGCTGAGCCGGTTTTCTGCGACGGGCGGGTCCTTCGTCGCCGAGGGCTTTGCGCGGCAAGAACGGGCGCTGACGGACCTGGTCAACAACCTAAACCGGACGGACTACTTTGAGAACG encodes:
- the ftsA_2 gene encoding Cell division protein FtsA is translated as MAPLGKRRGLLVGLDVGSSSVKVMSLTEKKRGNYAIESLGLVPLPPEAIVEGQVIDPPAVADAIRKLMDQVLIRSRRVAFSVSGSAVFVKRVTVPATADRAELHESILWEAEQYLPFSREEVLIDYHILESASTAGQVQAVIVALKKDFAQMYLDTLHQARVEPAVLDIDAFAVQNAYEFNYPELARSRTVIALLNVGATKMNMNIVQGTEPLFVRDAMVGMRSLTELVRAEFNLTYDQAELAKRGRYELRMEQIRPYFQQVFQDFGREITKTIRFFKQNFQDIEIRRVLLSGGGALTPGFKEFVQQTIGAPTELMDPTRMLDTSAVDPEFLEEQRPALAVVVGLALRRG